Proteins encoded together in one Miscanthus floridulus cultivar M001 chromosome 16, ASM1932011v1, whole genome shotgun sequence window:
- the LOC136511923 gene encoding uncharacterized protein, with protein MAKLATLGRSVLRFPNGSMRLVMVTIIGAVLGFFIGISFPSVSITKLHFPASFVSYIEDKNSGLTTQAILNHAWTSARNARGNGTEPTSNSTFKIYVPTNPKGAEGLAPGIVVSESDLHLRRLWGDPSEDLPFKPKYLVTFTVGVEQKENINRAVKKFSDNFAILLFHYDGRVSEWDEFEWSQRAIHISVRKQTKWWYAKRFLHPDIVAAYEYIFIWDEDLGVEHFNAEEYIKLVKKHNLDISQPGLEPDRGLTWQMTKRRGDSEVHKDTEERPGWCSDPHLPPCAAFVEIMAPVFSRDAWRCVWHMIQNDLVHGWGLDFALRKCVQPAHEKIGVVDSQWIVHQVVPSLGNQGQSENGRAPWEGVRARCRKEWGMFQTRMAEAEKAYYKMMGITPPNSTLV; from the exons ATGGCAAAGCTCGCAACTCTTGGTCGCAG TGTGCTTAGATTCCCAAATGGAAGCATGAGGCTTGTTATGGTAACAATTATTGGAGCAGTCCTTGGCTTTTTCATTGGAATTTCATTCCCTTCGGTCAGCATAACAAAG CTTCACTTTCCAGCTAGCTTTGTTTCGTACATTGAAGACAAAAACTCTGGACTCACAACCCAAGCTATACTCAATCATGCTTGGACTTCTGCCAGAAACGCAAGGGGAAACGGTACCGAACCAACTTCAAACAGTACGTTCAAG ATTTATGTCCCAACGAACCCCAAGGGTGCAGAGGGGCTAGCACCAGGTATCGTTGTTTCAGAGTCTGACCTCCATTTGCGCAGGTTATGGGGAGACCCAAGTGAG GACCTACCTTTCAAACCAAAGTACCTTGTTACCTTTACTGTTGGAGTTGAGCAGAAAGAAAATATAAACAGAGCTGTGAAGAAG TTTTCTGACAACTTTGCTATTCTGTTATTCCATTATGATGGTCGGGTGAGTGAGTGGGATGAATTTGAGTGGTCCCAGCGAGCTATCCATATTAGTGTCAGGAAACAAACTAAATG GTGGTATGCCAAGAGATTCCTGCATCCTGATATTGTGGCAGCTTATGAGTACATATTCATCTGGGATGAGGACCTTGGGGTTGAGCATTTTAATGCAGAGGA GTACATCAAACTTGTTAAGAAGCATAATTTGGACATCTCTCAACCTGGATTAGAGCCTGATCGGGGTTTAACATGGCAGATGACCAAGAGAAGAGGTGACAGTGAGGTTCACAA GGATACAGAGGAGAGGCCGGGCTGGTGCTCTGACCCTCATCTTCCACCTTGTGCCGC TTTTGTTGAAATAATGGCTCCAGTCTTCTCAAGGGATGCATGGAGATGTGTGTGGCATATGATTCAG AATGACTTGGTTCATGGTTGGGGCTTGGATTTTGCTCTCAGGAAATGTGTGCAG CCTGCTCATGAAAAGATTGGAGTTGTTGATTCACAGTGGATCGTTCACCAAGTGGTTCCTTCTCTGGGGAACCAG GGGCAGTCAGAAAACGGAAGAGCGCCATGGGAAGGG GTGAGGGCGCGGTGCAGGAAGGAATGGGGCATGTTCCAGACGAGGATGGCGGAGGCAGAGAAGGCATATTACAAGATGATGGGCATCACCCCGCCAAACTCCACGCTTGTCTAG